The following nucleotide sequence is from Lytechinus variegatus isolate NC3 chromosome 12, Lvar_3.0, whole genome shotgun sequence.
GGACCCAAGAATGTCCTTTGTACAGTTGGTACTCCGAGCGAGGCTGCTATATCCGAAGGaaatttgaattatataattaaGTACTTTCTTACAATCGTCAGGACATTgcagcaattacaaaaaaatgacatcagAAGGCCCTTTGAAATGTTGATACAAGCGATAAGCTTGAATTATGATTAAAAGTTTGAAATCAAGTTGAATATATTCGACAACATGGCGACCTTTAAAGTCCACATCAAATCATTTACAATCACAAAGATGTACAAAATAATAAGTCAGGGActcaaaaaaacttttgaaatcaAGGCGAAATATTCAAACAGGGAactcagattaaaaaaaaaaatctcagcgTGCGAGCTCATCCGATATATACCATGGAAAATCTTACCATGGTAGCTGCCATAATAGCAAAGTTACTTAAGCTAtagctctttatgaaacggatcCCGGATTGCAGTTGATtgtatcatggacctattacattCGTAATAGGTCCATCATATGGTTGTATCTAACAGTGACAATAAtgatagaaaataattattttttttaataacgcAGTTGATGTTCACCATGTGATTTTCCATACAAAAGGCTGTTTCGGATAGCGGAATGATTGGATGACGAAacctattttgaaagaaaatagaaataccaGATAATAAAGTGAGTGCAAAATTGTGGAAAAATTTAGAGAAAACGGCAAAAATCATGTTCAAATATTTTTCGCGAAAGAGGTGATGTCATATTGTTATGTAGGGTAGGGGCAACTCCTCCATTGGCTCCAATACACATGTACCATGATCAAAATCTTGCACTTTCTTAGTGTCACTCACGAagtcattttttctcatttattagGATTTTTAAATTTGTAACATAGAGAAAGGATACAATTTGTTACAGGCTTATACAGCCCAAAGGGAAAAGGTGTTCAGGGGAGAACAATATACATATGTATGATGATTAAGAACAAGACTATATAGAGGGGATGCATCTATACTCGCCAAGATGCAGGTATGAGATTTACACACATTTATTGATATAGTTTTAGAATAGCCAGAACTTTTCTCTCTTGGCGTTACGGGCCCCCTTACCACGTGGTGAACAGCAACGCTCCTCCACGTAATCGGCACCACAAAGTAAACATTCAGACAATAATTATGTAAACATGATgtaaattacaaaatgaagCGTTAACACAACGcaaatatgttttaaataaagaacttCAATAAATTTTGTTGGATTAAAGCATGAAAGTTTCAAcattgtttctctctctcttcgtcGGTGTCTAATGTAGAAACaaacaatacatatatatatatacatatactttGAACTTTCAATTTTTACATGGTGGTATTTATAGTCATGACTAATTTGAACTAAACATGCAGTGCTCAATGAAACTGAACAgaactaaactaaactaaatGTAACTGAACAAAACTGAACTGAACTAAATAATTGAACAGAATGGAATGTAGATTTACAAAACTGAATTAAACAGATAAACTTAATTGAATGTAAATGAACAAAACCGATCTCGTCTTCCTGTCCAAAacaagcagtggcgtacctgggattttccacaatttgacaaaaaaaaggtcttcaatcgttcccgaaaaaaaaattgacaagcaataaaaaaaaataataaaaaaaaagttcttcaatCAAAAAGCTCTTcaatcgtacccgaaaaaaatttgacaaacaaaaaagaaaaaaaaaggtattcaagctcgtcagggggggggcagactgcccccccccccgtaggtacgctagtgaaaACAAGtcgattttcaaaatttcaacaactcATCATCCCAAACGAGTCGATTTGCATTTTCAACAACTTGTCATTTTCGTTATTTAACTCTTCTTGTCATCTCTCATTTCGTCATCTGGTTGGCACTGTTAAGCTTCTTTAATTAATGACTTGAATTTAATTGAACGTAACTGATCACGACTGAACTGAACGGAACTAAAGATAACAAAAACTGAACTGAATTAAATGtaacttaaccctaaatagactggactatttcgacgcctaagaagaccccccccccccgcccttatGATCTCGGTCGTCCATCGCgtgatcgcgacgaaaattgtcatgcgcgttacccatggcattatttacaaaactatattatcaaattctgcgaaaaatatcattgctcattaattatgcaaatttatgcataaaatcataagtttgctctaattaataaaataatgcccctaaaatgctagtttttgtttcacatactctataCAGGCATttgataaaattcatttttaaaaaaaaaaaaaaaaattcttatgtattttattgttttctaaatttcttatgtatttctttgtttttcgacttttttttcaatggaaattgttggggggactttattttgaccataaacaagataaaacaaattgattttaaggagtaaaaggaaaaataatgatatatttatgaattttggctaaaaacactatttgcatttcATTTGTGCACAAATttacgtttttgagtaattttgggtctgcatgcacttacgaaatgttgcgtaatttcggaaccgggTACCatggggtcacaattttggtctcaaaagttgcgcgagacttgaaatttaaaattcaattagcGACgctgtcaaaaaatttcgagaggcggatttatcgcgaaaaatgtcgagggagAACTGaatcagcccctccccccccccccccagtcttcttactCTTAGGGTTAATACAACAGAGTTGAAATGAACTAAACTGCGGTAATCTGAAGAAGATGgtctgaaataaataaaacttatTAGATTTTTTATATGCAGACACAACTATTGAACAGCATGCCTATTTAATTTTAACTGAATAAAACTAACTGAACTCAGATCAACTGAGCTGATCTGAGCAGAATTGAATGGAAACATGCATAATAATGAACTAAAGGGTAAGAAACTTGACAGAACTGTACTAAACGGAAGTGATCGGAACTAACCGCCCTTTCATAcggtaaaaaaattgaatgatgattccagtgaaaataaGCCTAATGACGGATATTCAGCACgcgtgaaaccaaactagaacatgattacaatcacgaacgctaatcacagtaacgattacaatagcaattatcattacaacgatgattcaagattcacgtgtgaaaaggccctaaaTAGAATTCAACATAATTCGACTATTATTGGTGAATAGATCGTAACTTAATTGATTTCAGTCGAATTTAAGTGAATAGAAACGACTAAACTCAACCGAACCCAGGCAACCGACAAATACCACTGACAAGTAAAATAGAAACCCACATAATAAGAGTCATATTTGTGTGAGGGGTGGGAATGTgcgtgtgggtgtgggtgtgggtggcAAAAGCCTATTCCACCCCAATCTTAATGGTGTGGTCCCGGGTGTGGTTCCATCGGATCTTCTGGTGTTTCTTCGTTCAGGCTTCCACACGACCCAGTATACTCCGTACCAAGCACACTATCCCTTTTGTCCAGCGTTGGCGAGTGGGTGGAGCCCCGGAAGTGGTAGAAACTTGCTGACATCTTTGCCAAATCCAGACTTCGCCGAGGCTTCATCACCGACGAATCCCTGAGTCGCGGTCGGAAGGAATCCGTGGTGTGGATGGTCACGCGTCTCGTAAGGTCCCCTCCGTTCATTACTATGTGATATCGCTGATGCGGGGTCAAATAGGACTGGTTTGGCGGGACCATCAGTTTCCCAGATGGACCTCCGGATTCTTCTGCATTCGGAATGTCCCCTGTATCCAATTTACCCGCCGAATTCATCTTCGTATTTCGATCTTCTCTgatcattttttcatcaaaagaaGAGGGGACTGGCTTAGCTTCTGCCGATGGCATGGATGGTGTTTCTTGACCTTCCGCCTTAGCCGCATCGCTTACAATAATCTGTGGGGAATCTAAGAGCCAAGGTAGCGATCTGTAGAGCTTGGTGGTCTGTTCCTTATCCGAGAACTGAGGCTGAGATTGATATATAATTGGTTGGGATCCACGATGCTTCTTTGCTGCATCTTTCAAAGAATTCCTAAGCATCCCCCTTTTAGAAAAGGAATGTATATAACAAGAAGCGTCATGAGATATGCTCATACCGTAATTCAGAGACAGGGTCGCATAAAAGAATAGCGTTTAGTTTTGAGCTGCTTTCTCTAAAATCAGACCTATTGAAACAAGGCCCAAGTGCAAACacatctttcttcttttttttgttaaagaaaattgaggcctttcttattttttgtgtgCATTGATCCGTTAAGAGAACGTATAGCACTGAATAAAGACTTATATTTCTCTTCAAATacatcttgttttatttttggcCCATCCTTCTAATTAGCAAAACATAAATCACTTCTCTATGGGTGTTAAAGTTAAACCATGGTTCACGTATAACTGATGGTAGTTTTAGATGCAAGCCATCAATGGCCAGGCTACATGTTACAAAGTTCTTTAGTGAGCAACCTGTGAAGAAGCTGGCTCCTGTTTTTGGTAATAACCCAATCACCCATAGACTATGAATCTCCGAACCAGTTACTGCAAACTCCTTCATTAACTAATTTGTTTGTGAAACAGGAAGACCAGGAGCTCCGTATCCCGTATAGGGTACAATCTCAGAAAAAAGCACACCCCTTACTTACGAGAACAACAAAACAATCACCCCGCCCTTACTTATCAGATTCTCTTCCGTTATCTGCAAGATTCGATAGGGCGCGTTTCCTAAACTCTCCGTCGGAACCCATGCCCAGACCCCCGAATGGGAAGGAAGAGTTCGATGACTGGTTCCTACTGGCATTGGCTTTGGCAGACAGTTCTACATCACTGTTCGCTCTTTGAGATAAACTTAGGCTCGGAAGGAAGCCACAACTCTCGTGGAGTACACCTTCACTGACCTTTCCAGCAAGGTTAGTCGCAGATGATAcctggaacaaaaaaaaatatatcagacaATGGTGTTGAAAACAAGGAGTAGGGGTAGTAGCCAACTGCACGACTTTCCATACACTCACTCAGTAGGCCTACTTAGCAATaatatttactttaaaaaatctttcatgcattgttagaaaatgtatccttaaaataaaaaaaagttcctggagcagagtctcgagaacacctgtataatcttaccagattgcgtaatcttacaggaaattggtatttggtgtatggaacgttacaaatttcctttaataaaacacccttttcctcGTTTTAAACAgaactgttctgttaaattgcagacaaattcctgttttttttttaatttacagaatgattctgttattgctttttgcaaaatcttctttcttttatctgtaaaatcacggggtTTTTTTTTGAGTGTGTGACAAGGTATccctttattttgtatttagtGCACGATGAAGTAGGTGATCAGAAAGgtatatcaattatttttcattctcatttttttattgtcattttttaggAACACACATTGAATTATCCCTGGACTCTGTTTCATTGCCTCATTGTATTGATCTCCTGGAGACTATAATTATCGACCATTGCCTTTTGAGAGAACTGCACATCCCTCCAGATTGAATTGTAGTTCCTTTGGGTCTAAAAGGAGCAAgatttgttccaaaaggagctGAAATTCATTCTACttattacaaaatgaaggttTGGATGACCGGGTCCCTTATGGAAAAGCAGTGTTACCACACTGTGCAACACAGTGTGTAATACAGTGTGTGACACATGTGTGCAATATGATTTTGGGACGTGAGGtaacagtgtgtaacacagtatGTAACACATTGTCACACACAGGGTTTTATCACTATGTGATAATGATTTTGGGACGTGAGGtaacagtgtgtaacacagtatGTAACACATTGTCACACACAGGGTTTTATCACTATGTGATAATGATTTTGGGACGTGAGGtaacagtgtgtaacacagtatGTAACACATTGTCACACACAGGGTTTTATCACTATGTGATAATGATTTTGGGACGTGAGGtaacagtgtgtaacacagtatGTAACACATTGTCACACACATGGTTTTATCACTATGTGATAATGATTTTGGGACGTGAGGTAACAATGTGTAACACAGTATGTAACACATTGTCACACACAGGGTTTTATCACTATGTGATAATGATTTTGGGACGTGAGGTAACAGTATGTAACGCGATATGTAACACACTGTCACACACAGGGTTTTATCACTATGGGGTAAACGATTTTGGgacgtgtggtaacactgtATTTACCCAAAAAAATCTTGGATAGTTCGAACCTCTGTCAGCAGAACAGTAAACCCACAACATCGCATTGTTTTACCAATAACGCCACAACAGTCTAAacgggtgttgcaagaaaattttTGCACTCAATCGCAAATATTATGTTGTAAGTTTACAATTAATAGACCAGTTTAAACTGTAGCATATCAGATTGCATTGCTTTGTTTCAAGAAGCAAATTaacaatcaattgcaaatttaatGTGTGATTTATTTCTAAACttgtgattgatttagggactgAAAATAGACTTggaattgattgcaagttttttGCAATGCCCCATAATACTGACCTATTTGTTATTACGCTATGTTCTGACTGAATAAATCATATTGAGTACCGAGTCTGTATAGAATCGCCGCCAATATAGGCTTAACCGTTTTGGTTTAAGTGCACGAATTATGGCGCGCATGCATCGGCATATCACATTAGCTCTGTACATATCGAGCTAGTCTTATAATTTGCAGATTCCTCCTTGGAGTCACCTGAACGCTGATTTGGCAAATACACGTTAAGGTTGAGGATAATGAGTATTACTATGCAAGTACTTTATCATGTTTAGCAAGTAGTTTTATGCTGTTTTTATTGCTTGTGTTTCTTGTATTTTTAATCAGTAAGAACGCACCATGTTTCGTGAGTGCCTCCAATATAAAGGAgttttgttgaaataaataaattgaaaaaatggtAGACCTGATAATAGTGAACAAATTAGAAAAAtacaatatgataataatgataatgatgtaacCGAAACAACAATAATTATATTAGTCACCACAAATACGATTTTTTGCCTTGGGGTGccgatgtaaatttgaaaagcaaaaaaataagtttcactaaaaaaattaaggtcattttggtacATTGTTTTCGATTTTTACACATCATCAAGAGCACCAGGGGGTgttgcctatggagaataatgcACACGGCTTCCCAAAGGAAGCACACCCAATCCCTAGGGCCATGCacaaatacataaagaaaacattttagGAACGTTCTGGAAATGTGATTGTTCGGTAAATAAATGTAATAGAATCTGGTCACTCCGATAGAACTGAACTTTTACTCGTCGTTGATTAATCGATAAATAATCACTTCATAAGTTTCGATTCAAATTTACTCGTCGTTGATTGATAAttaaatgatgtcataattatGTCATAATGATGTGGTAAAGTAATGAATGTTATGAACCCCCACAGTGTGCTAACACTATGAACACATGCAAAATTTAAACATAGTTCAGCATTACACTGTGGCAAGCACACGAATTACTGTGTTTCAGGATGCCAAAGTCTGGGGATTATACGTGGTACATGAATTAACTCTCACAGTGTTACCACACTATGAACGCAGGGTGTACACATTGTTCAAAATATACCATAGTGTGTTCAGTATACCAACTATGTGAAAATTATGTGGAAATCCAcataaaattaaatttcagACTGTGACAACACTATGAACATAATGATTTATACATATTTCTATGCACACATCACTGTGGTATATGTGTACCACTCTGTGTTCGGAATGCCAATTATGTTGGTTATTATGTGGTTAACTATGTGATCAGGctcccgttgcagaaagagtcgcaatcaatcgcaactctaaaaatcacgcgcaacttgattttcaaccaatcaacagcgcgcatttgggacttgtgattgatttcttgacttgcgtttaaacgcaactccttctgcaacgggccccaggggcccgttgcagaaggAGTCCCACACTGTGACTGCACTATGACCACCCAGTTAACACACaatttacacatagtcaaccaTTTTAAACACACTGTGGCAAACACTATGAACACATAGTTCATTACAGACCGCACTGTGGTATACGTGTGCCACTCTGCGTTCGGAATGCCAACTATgtactatgtgatctgaagtcccACACTGTGACagcactgtgaccacatagttaacacacAATTAACACATAGTCAACCATGTAAATACACTGTGGCAAACACTATGAACACATAGTTCATTACAGACCGCACTGTGGTATACGTGTGCCACTCTGCGTTCGGAATGCCAACTATGTACTATGTGATCTGGAGTCCCACACTGTGACagcactgtgaccacatagttaacacacaatttacacatagtcaaccaTGTAAATACACTGTGGCAAACACTATGAACACATAGTTCATTACAGACCACACTGTGGTATACGTGTGCCACTCTGCGTTCGGAATGCCAACTATGTACTATGTGATCTGGAGTCCCACACTGTGACagcactgtgaccacatagttaacacacaatttacacatagtcaaccaTGTAAATACACTGTGGCAAACACTATGAACACATAGTTCATTACAGACCACACTGCGGTATACGTGTGCCACTCTGCGTTCGGAATGccaactatgtgatctgaagttccacactgtgaccacatagttaacacacaatttacacatagtcaacaaTGTGAATTCACTGTGGCAACATTGTGTTTGTTCCATGAGGGGTGTGAGCTCATCAGACTGTTTAGAGAACCGCTCTTTATCTGTACAATGTAATGGAATACAGGGAAAAGGAGTGCAGTGGCGTTCACGTAAAGAGGGCGTATTCGAGTGGATTTAGGATGTTTTCCAAGCTACCGCCCTTCAAGCCATCGTCCTGAATCATCAGTTCGAAATTGGCATAAAGGGTAGAACATAAACAGATCGGGTATACCGTGCGTGACATTTTTAGGCCGTCTTAAACTTCATTTGACCATGTTGCCTCTGCCTACCAACAAACTTCCTTCATCTTTGATCGTTGTATCGTTATATCTACATACCTTCCAGTTCAGGTCATGTCCAAGAAGATTTGGGTTAGGACTGTCATTGGTTTCTGCTCGCATATTCGCCATTGATCTGGTCATGGGTGGTGGTTGATGATGACCCGGAACAACACCGAGGTGAGGTATTAAGCGCTGCATATTAACGGGTAAACCGAATCTTCTCTTGCCAATCATGTGACCATTTAGTGAATGGGTTGATGAAAAAGCTGTCAAATAAAAGGGAAACATTTAAAGTATAAACTAAAACTAATAGTATGCTGGTACAGTGCTTTTCGTATTTTGCATTTCGCATTTGGATGACTGAACATTTTCTTATCCCACTTGTAGCTTTTTGCGCATAGCTCATTCATAAACATCATCTCCGTGGCTCATTCAAGGAATGCATTCTACCATGAAGGTAAGCTTCTATCCCTATGATCCTACCATGTacccatttatttcattggGTGGATAGGTGATTCTATAATGCGGACAAAGTTCTCTCAGAAGGATTATTAGGTTGCCAtggattcgaactcacgaccctcACCCTCTTTATGACACAATGGAACTATCATAAAAAGGTTAAAATGTAATGGTGTTTtaacgtaccccccccccatttcacaCTCCTGTGAGATCTATCTTAGTCTATGATTAATTCGAATACAGACCGCTGTAACTTATGACAGCCGCGACGGGATGGTGGGGGTTCCAAAGAGCAATATAAAAAACACTTTCAATTTGTTATGCACATAGCCCTGGGAAGATTTTCCTATATGgcgtgctgcgtgtattattttccataggcagcaccccctggcaTTCTGTATAGGTGTGACAAAATGGACAATTGTGGCCTAAATGACGGTGTTTTTTTTGTATcgaatctttctttttttttttttttgcttgtcaaatttctcgggaccCAAATGacaccttcatttttttattgaaacccttttttttgggggggcgattGTCAagtttacatcagcaccccctgtAATATAAAACCGTTCCCAGTGCCCTGGTTATGCAACGGTCAGGTGTGCTGCTATGTCGGAAAATACATTGTCGTTTGTTAGGCATAcctgtagccccccccccccaatataaggcctttaaatagtttttttcattttgcaatcTGGTGCAACCCGAGCTCTACGAAGTTGCAAAAAACAGTCTGTGAGAATTTATTTAAAACTATGAATTAAATCAGATGAGCATTATGATAGTCAACCGGGTAATTGATGatctgtgatgatgatggtgatgatgatgatgatgatgatgatcaagaaTAAAATTCATATTATGTGATCAAATTCTGAAGAGAATTAAATACCTTCTCGCTCTCTGTAATCAGAAAGTAGATGGTGCTCAACCGGGAACATGGGGGATCCTTGTAACATTCtgttccaatgaaaaaaaaacaaagtaaatagaTTGCTCATTATTCTAATAATGTTCATAATGTAAATGTCTTCACCAAGATACTGGATACAGATAATTCAATAGTTTAAAAAAAGGCCCTCTCTTCTTGaatattatcaaaatgaaatacattgtcTTACAGgttaacatattttattttcttaggaAGGAAAATGAGTATACAATAATGCAAACAAAAAGGGCGCAGTGGATGAACGTTAATGGAAAGGTTCATGTGAAAAAAAGTAGACCTTATAATGCCTTTCTGGTTCGGGACGCAGAATAATGGAGTTTCAGAATAACGAGcgcatgtgaaaacatgtatAGTTTAAAGAAATTAGAACTTACGCTGCGACTTCGGCATCTCTGAATGCCTTTGCAAACGGGTTGTTTTGTATCTTTAACTGAGTGATTTGATCATTCTGGTATGCCGTCACAGCGATGAAAGATGTCTCCGGGAATGATATGCATGTCTTCTCTTCCAATCGGTGATCGTGTGATGGGCTTCTCGTCATCGGTGACGACATGGAACCCGCTGCATGCCTGACCCCTGTCGACGTTGATGCTGTGTCGTCGGATGAGGAGTCTGATGTCTGCATGTGCATCCAGGTAGAAGGAGATGACGTCGAGGTCGAATGAGGCGATGACGACGGTCCGGACGTCAAGACTCTCTCTCCTTTGGAATTGCTTGGAGATGGTTCGTCAGATAGTCGTTCAATGAACAGTCGAGGAGTGTATGTATGCATTGAGTGCAGAACGATTTGCTGAAATTGTTTTTTAAGAACTCCATTAACTCCACGTGAATATTTCATAAGAGAAAtaagatattgatatatttttatgacaCAATCACACCCAACCCCCCTCCTGGGTAACCAAACTGCTCTGTCAGTCGGTCGGGCATGTCAACGACGCTCTTATATGGAACTAAATAAAAGCAAAGGcaaacttaaaacaaaaacTTTCTTTAAGTAAGTTTCCAAAAGGGATGAACATTGAATTTGCTATTGACACTGGACCACTGACACCGCAAAGTTtgaaatacaaaacataatacaaaaattacaaatgaagGATTCTTCtttcccattttcttttttcatcttcttcttctttcttctccttctttttcttcttcttcttctactacttcttcttattcttattTTCGCCGAACTTgcataaattgatattttctagGGGTATAAAATTGAATCAAACTCATACTGAAACAGCCTTACTAAAGAACTGCATGgagaaatatcaaataatcttACATTTTTCGCTTTGGTGTCCTTGTTGTTGGTGATCTTGAGTTTTGCAAAGCTCACGACGTTGCTCTCCCAGAAGAGCCCACGGTTTGGCGACAGAGGATGTTCGTAGGGTTCGTTTGGAACCTCCGGATCGGCTTTGCCAACAGCAAGCCATTTTCCATTTATGAACTTATAGCGACTCCTGTGGAGAGTATTCGTACCCGGACGGATTAATCAGATTTAATTGCCGATTTCCGAATTCGTTTTTAAGTATTACCTCTTCAAAAGTTTGATATTCTGCAAAATCGTCAACATGGTAGCCATATTTTCTGGCTCGCAGCATATTCAAAATTAGGCATTAGCATTGGCCATACTAGAAAATTGTGGTGCTGAATTCCTACAGAAGTTATTTCAACAGAAAGATATAAATCCGAATTACTAATTACATTACAGATACTATGAAGATAGAGACGTGCCGTCTTTATTCACCAGACTACTACGGCTAACCATGCAGAGTATAGAAGGGTTTCGAAGCCACGGATTGAAAGGCTTCCTCTTTCCAGGGATGTGCTATTcctaatgatgatggtggagtgTTTTATTTACACACATTATGATGGAAGCCATTTTGGAGCATGTTGGGAAATCTATACAAGTTTAAACATGGCGACAAATTGCCGTTTAACTAGCTGCCTCTGATTATGAATTACGATGCAATATCGCAAGAGAGTATAAAGAATTCTGCATTggcataacaaaaaaaatctcgaTACGATTACTATGATGGCTAATCAAGAATGCAAGGcgaatgtgatttttttaagttaaaaaGTTGCTTGAAGTTTCTTTGAGcattaatttccatttaatcttAGCAGCCTTAATGACAGTTACTGGTATAAATTGCAATTGTTATTTACACTTTTGACACCCATGCCACTCATCCATGCAGATACCAAAAGAactaataattttgttttacctgGAAGCGTGAAGTCGAAACAACTCCCCCACTCGAGAGTGGGCGAACACAGAGAGTAAAAACACTTTTTTCTTGCAAATCTAAAACATTTGTCATGAACATTTATATTttagaaaattcattttgaatttttctttccGATGAAGATAACATATTCCCCTACTAATTGGAATAAGGTCCAAACAACCAGATATGCAAGGACATTAGACGCGCTCGACAATAAGGGAAAATATCAGTAAACAAAATGGTTTTCCAAATGATATTCCTTCTATAAAGGTACATTTCAATTAAAACTCACCGGTTATCTGACGTGATAGACACAGAAATTCGATAAAGGGCATCCGGTTGTAAACCTGACAACGAAACTGCAAAACATGGAAACATCCtcctataataaaataaagaaagaaagacatagaaaggaaggaaggaaggaagaaagaaagaaagaaagaaagaaagaaagaaaaaaaaagaaagaaagaatgaatgaaagaaaaaagggacattgaataaagaaagaaaaaaaagaaaaaaagaaagtaagaaagaaaggaaggaagtaaggaaagaaggaaggaagaaagaaagaaagaaagaaagaaaaaagaaagaaagaaggaaggaaggaaaagagaaagatagaTGACGGGTTTT
It contains:
- the LOC121425689 gene encoding uncharacterized protein LOC121425689 gives rise to the protein MSLSERARAFSIDAILSSTKSPEKVDSDNVDADRPTFHPGVLKADDVTHDTDYERRNEEDYNPTGFEFNSDIHFHPRMSLWRGRKASFSSSTSTLNSASSTTDVNFGSSHSIRRSSDEADGAFPGNPFGSRLGSLAVSDDSLNYEDPMIVGNIDDDAHPISSTVNGITITLAQSSLWRRFHECETEMIINRSGRRMFPCFAVSLSGLQPDALYRISVSITSDNRSRYKFINGKWLAVGKADPEVPNEPYEHPLSPNRGLFWESNVVSFAKLKITNNKDTKAKNQIVLHSMHTYTPRLFIERLSDEPSPSNSKGERVLTSGPSSSPHSTSTSSPSTWMHMQTSDSSSDDTASTSTGVRHAAGSMSSPMTRSPSHDHRLEEKTCISFPETSFIAVTAYQNDQITQLKIQNNPFAKAFRDAEVAAMLQGSPMFPVEHHLLSDYREREAFSSTHSLNGHMIGKRRFGLPVNMQRLIPHLGVVPGHHQPPPMTRSMANMRAETNDSPNPNLLGHDLNWKVSSATNLAGKVSEGVLHESCGFLPSLSLSQRANSDVELSAKANASRNQSSNSSFPFGGLGMGSDGEFRKRALSNLADNGRESDKGMLRNSLKDAAKKHRGSQPIIYQSQPQFSDKEQTTKLYRSLPWLLDSPQIIVSDAAKAEGQETPSMPSAEAKPVPSSFDEKMIREDRNTKMNSAGKLDTGDIPNAEESGGPSGKLMVPPNQSYLTPHQRYHIVMNGGDLTRRVTIHTTDSFRPRLRDSSVMKPRRSLDLAKMSASFYHFRGSTHSPTLDKRDSVLGTEYTGSCGSLNEETPEDPMEPHPGPHH